Proteins encoded by one window of Aphidius gifuensis isolate YNYX2018 linkage group LG2, ASM1490517v1, whole genome shotgun sequence:
- the LOC122849337 gene encoding uncharacterized protein LOC122849337 has protein sequence MLNSLPKNINEIHLFLRYDAPPSCYPGICHSDHISTYGVSLSLFSLRNFTNLRSLTIRFFNITNIIQEISKKTTLVYLDLQKCQTHDKIFTFNQLSNLEHLNIKDVSFVDSHMKDIPNPLSGIFNACKNLKHLDAPDFDVDLAEIKMENWVNLRNLVYLNIRWQASDAVIEKIIKYCNKLEFINTGTLNSGSIIKLTKLENFNYLILHRTNSTNKVNSNKLIVAVLNNCKKLKHLEIYGSTKVEALIFNDLSKLQYIESLNLEFSCKLKDPAIIAIAKNFKLLKCLNIGGCDITSNALIALTSLKNLKELNVAHNDNIEDNFIVKLRGIKSLNCSVCKKLTDAGVIQFIKNNPDLEFLNISFNTNVTMDTIIAAEEAVKNRINDTFLSIRAHYLNLDKAYIKPQWLIYC, from the exons atgcTGAATAGTCttccaaaaaatataaatgaaattcatttatttttgagatATGATGCACCGCCGTCGTGTTATCCCGGAATATGCCATTCC gatcATATTTCAACTTATGGTGTATCACTATCACTTTTC TCTTTGAGAAATTTTACCAATCTTCGAAGTTTGACAATACGTTTTTTCAACATCACCAATATTATTcaagaaatatcaaaaaaaacaacacttgttTATCTCGATCTCCAAAAATGTCAAACTCACGATAagatttttacattcaatCAACTTTCAAACTTGGAACATCTCAACATTAAAGACGTGTCTTTCGTGGATAGTCATATGAAAGATATTCCAAACCCACTCAGTGGTATTTTCAATgcatgcaaaaatctaaaacatcttgatgCACCAGATTTTGATGTTGATCTAGCTGAAATTAAAATGGAAAACTGGGTAAACTTGAGAAACTTGGTATATCTAAATATTCGTTGGCAAGCTAGTGATGCCGTAATcgaaaaaatcatcaagtattGCAATAAATTAGAATTCATAAATACTGGTACATTAAATAGTGGatctattataaaattaacaaaattagaaaattttaattatttaattttgcacAGGACAAATAGTACCAATAAAGTAAACAGTAATAAACTAATAGTTGCAGTTttgaataattgtaaaaaacttaaacatcTGGAAATCTACGGGTCTACTAAAGTAGAggcattaatttttaatgatttatcaaaattgcaATATATTGAAAGTTTGAATTTGGAATTTTCTTGCAAACTTAAAGATCCTGctattattgctattgctaaaaattttaagctcTTGAAATGTTTGAATATTGGAGGGTGTGATATCACTTCAAATGCTTTAATTGCTTTAACgagcttgaaaaatttaaaagaacttAATGTTGcacataatgataatattgaagacaattttattgtcaaattaagaggaataaaaagtttaaattgttCCGTATGCAAAAAACTTACTGATGCTGGtgtcattcaatttataaagaataatCCAGATCTTGAATTTCTTAACATCAGCTTCAACACAAATGTTACAATGGACACGATTATTGCTGCAGAAGAGGCAGTTAAAAATCGTATAAATGAtacttttttatctataagagctcattatttaaatcttgACAAAGCTTACATTAAACCTCAAtggttaatttattgttag
- the LOC122848099 gene encoding dynein regulatory complex subunit 6-like isoform X2: MLFNSDPVAPSFFSLKKFTNLRSLTIHRCIITDIIQEISRKTTLVYLDLEKCKTKKEIFTFNQLLNLEHLNIKDVSFMDSHTISQNIPNLLSGIFNACKNLKHLDAPDFHVDLVEIKMENWVNWRNLVHLNIRWQASDAIIENIIKHCNNLEFINIDELNSESTIELTKLENLNHLDFEVTNIDNEVMVAIINNCKKLKHLVLPEYNMVKASIFYDLSKLQYIESLNLAFSFKLGDSAIIAIAKNCKLLKCLNIKNCNITSSGYIALTGLKNLEELNIEMSVNVEDNFVVKLRGIKSLYCSGCHELTDTGIIQFIKNNPDLEFLDISYMTNVTIDTIIGAEEAVKNRTNNTLLAIKTDVLDLEKACLDSQWLIYC, translated from the exons ATGTTATTCAATTCAGATCCAGTAGCACCATCATTTTTC tctttgaaaaaatttaccaatctTCGAAGTTTGACAATACATCGTTGCATTATCACCGATATTATTCaagaaatatcaagaaaaacaacacttgtttatcttgatctcgaaaaatgtaaaaccaaaaaagagatttttacattcaatCAACTTTTAAACTTGGAACATCTCAACATTAAGGATGTGTCCTTCATGGATAGTCACACTATATCACAAAATATTCCAAATCTACTCAGTGGTATTTTCAATGcatgcaaaaatttaaaacatcttGATGCACCAGATTTTCATGTTGATctagttgaaattaaaatggaaAACTGGGTAAACTGGAGAAACTTggtacatttaaatattcgcTGGCAAGCTAGTGATGCAATAATCGAAAATATCATCAAGCATTGCAATAATTTagaattcataaatattgatgaattaaatagtGAATCTACTAtagaattaacaaaattagaaaACCTTAATCATTTAGATTTCGAGGTGACAAATATCGATAACGAAGTAATGGttgcaattataaataattgtaaaaaacttaaacatcTAGTACTTCCCGAGTATAATATGGTGAAggcatcaattttttatgatttatcaaaattgcaATATATTGAAAGTTTAAATTTGGCATTTAGTTTCAAACTTGGAGATAGTGctattattgctattgctaaAAATTGTAAGCTCTTAAAatgtttgaatattaaaaattgtaacatCACTTCAAGTGGTTATATTGCTTTAACGGGCTTGAAGAATTTGGAAGAACTAAATATCGAAATGAGTGTTAATGTTGAAGACAATTTTGTTGTCAAATTAAGAggaataaaaagtttatattgtTCTGGATGTCACGAACTTACTGATACTGgtatcattcaatttataaaaaataatccagatcttgAATTTCTTGATATTAGCTATATGACAAATGTTACAATTGACACGATTATTGGTGCAGAAGAGGCAgttaaaaatcgtacaaataaTACTCTTTTAGCTATAAAAACTGATGTTTTAGATCTTGAAAAAGCCTGCCTTGACTCTCAAtggttaatttattgttag
- the LOC122848099 gene encoding dynein regulatory complex subunit 6-like isoform X1, whose amino-acid sequence MPIIAEHCKNLTTLEFALVEFGNKNTYRFVEAFTQLEQLKVVKIHISGYNFQFRMLNSLPKDINEIHLFFKPNGSPEISFDSGIIKSTLFTTMLFNSDPVAPSFFSLKKFTNLRSLTIHRCIITDIIQEISRKTTLVYLDLEKCKTKKEIFTFNQLLNLEHLNIKDVSFMDSHTISQNIPNLLSGIFNACKNLKHLDAPDFHVDLVEIKMENWVNWRNLVHLNIRWQASDAIIENIIKHCNNLEFINIDELNSESTIELTKLENLNHLDFEVTNIDNEVMVAIINNCKKLKHLVLPEYNMVKASIFYDLSKLQYIESLNLAFSFKLGDSAIIAIAKNCKLLKCLNIKNCNITSSGYIALTGLKNLEELNIEMSVNVEDNFVVKLRGIKSLYCSGCHELTDTGIIQFIKNNPDLEFLDISYMTNVTIDTIIGAEEAVKNRTNNTLLAIKTDVLDLEKACLDSQWLIYC is encoded by the exons CActgcaaaaatttaacaacacttGAATTTGCACTTGTCGAATTTGGGAATAAAAATACTTATCGCTTTGTTGAAGCATTTACACAATTGGAGCAATTGAAAGTcgttaaaatacatatatctgGATATAACTTTCAATTTCGAATGCTGAATAGTCTTCCAAaagatataaatgaaattcatttattttttaaacctaATGGATCTCCAGAAATCTCATTCGATTCGGgcataataaaatcaacactATTT acAACAATGTTATTCAATTCAGATCCAGTAGCACCATCATTTTTC tctttgaaaaaatttaccaatctTCGAAGTTTGACAATACATCGTTGCATTATCACCGATATTATTCaagaaatatcaagaaaaacaacacttgtttatcttgatctcgaaaaatgtaaaaccaaaaaagagatttttacattcaatCAACTTTTAAACTTGGAACATCTCAACATTAAGGATGTGTCCTTCATGGATAGTCACACTATATCACAAAATATTCCAAATCTACTCAGTGGTATTTTCAATGcatgcaaaaatttaaaacatcttGATGCACCAGATTTTCATGTTGATctagttgaaattaaaatggaaAACTGGGTAAACTGGAGAAACTTggtacatttaaatattcgcTGGCAAGCTAGTGATGCAATAATCGAAAATATCATCAAGCATTGCAATAATTTagaattcataaatattgatgaattaaatagtGAATCTACTAtagaattaacaaaattagaaaACCTTAATCATTTAGATTTCGAGGTGACAAATATCGATAACGAAGTAATGGttgcaattataaataattgtaaaaaacttaaacatcTAGTACTTCCCGAGTATAATATGGTGAAggcatcaattttttatgatttatcaaaattgcaATATATTGAAAGTTTAAATTTGGCATTTAGTTTCAAACTTGGAGATAGTGctattattgctattgctaaAAATTGTAAGCTCTTAAAatgtttgaatattaaaaattgtaacatCACTTCAAGTGGTTATATTGCTTTAACGGGCTTGAAGAATTTGGAAGAACTAAATATCGAAATGAGTGTTAATGTTGAAGACAATTTTGTTGTCAAATTAAGAggaataaaaagtttatattgtTCTGGATGTCACGAACTTACTGATACTGgtatcattcaatttataaaaaataatccagatcttgAATTTCTTGATATTAGCTATATGACAAATGTTACAATTGACACGATTATTGGTGCAGAAGAGGCAgttaaaaatcgtacaaataaTACTCTTTTAGCTATAAAAACTGATGTTTTAGATCTTGAAAAAGCCTGCCTTGACTCTCAAtggttaatttattgttag